In a single window of the Montipora capricornis isolate CH-2021 chromosome 11, ASM3666992v2, whole genome shotgun sequence genome:
- the LOC138023489 gene encoding piggyBac transposable element-derived protein 4-like, with product MPKHRFFTVSKYIHLSNPNNEDASDLLCKVRPLVTLLERKFAEAFVPGKNISVDEGLVKFNGRLSFKQYMPMKPNKFGIKVWLLADSDCSYIPRFQVYLGKNRTNGELFTRKGLGYYVVWTLGEPYLDANRHFYFDNFFTSVDLVKSLHERNSYACGTVRLHRRDLPADLRRMKLVSGEIRTRQSGNLVVTL from the coding sequence ATGCCAAAGCATCGTTTCTTTACCGTGTCCAAATACATCCATCTAAGCAACCCGAACAACGAAGATGCATCCGATTTACTCTGCAAAGTGCGGCCGCTTGTAACTCTTCTTGAGAGAAAGTTTGCAGAAGCATTTGTtccgggaaaaaatatttcagtcGACGAAGGCCTTGTTAAATTTAACGGACGGCTCTCTTTCAAACAGTATATGCCGATGAAGCCAAATAAGTTCGGCATAAAGGTCTGGCTTCTTGCCGATTCGGATTGTTCCTATATCCCACGGTTTCAAGTTTACCTTGGGAAAAACCGAACAAATGGTGAACTTTTTACTCGTAAAGGCTTGGGATACTATGTTGTCTGGACTCTCGGTGAGCCTTACTTAGATGCAAACCGTCATTTTTACTTTGACAACTTCTTTACGTCCGTGGATTTAGTGAAATCGCTCCACGAACGAAACAGTTACGCTTGCGGCACTGTTCGCCTTCACCGACGCGACCTTCCAGCTGATTTGAGGCGGATGAAGTTGGTTAGCGGTGAGATTCGAACTCGCCAAAGTGGGAACTTAGTGGTAACTTTGTGA
- the LOC138023488 gene encoding uncharacterized protein: MDSRASSDFLFSSDEEEEEEIFAGFTVEEIEQLQEQQRRNEISVGEENNSSSENGEEIDSASDVDVFVDEEEGEENDSDQSSEEEEATNAVHWSSTLSGINVKPFSIPHGPTKDLGPNAKSKDFFNLFIDDNFLDEIAANSIAYARSKGDANFTTTRYEISAFLGLNILIGIHSLPQVSILWESDEFVASEGFKIACEQALRWDLARDSRAQAVKRAARGLGGSLHRLRPRISRDLLAG; this comes from the coding sequence ATGGATTCTCGTGCTTCCAGTGATTTTCTATTTTCTTctgacgaagaagaagaagaagaaatatttGCCGGCTTTACAGTCGAAGAAATCGAACAGCTTCAAGAACAACAGAGGCGAAATGAGATATCTGTCGGCGAAGAAAACAATTCAAGCTCTGAAAATGGGGAAGAAATTGACAGTGCTTCCGATGTTGATGTCTTTGTCGATGAAGAAGAGGGCGAAGAAAACGACAGCGACCAAAGTTCCGAGGAAGAAGAAGCGACGAATGCTGTTCACTGGTCGTCCACTCTCAGTGGAATAAATGTCAAACCTTTTTCTATTCCCCATGGCCCGACAAAAGATCTCGGACCAAATGCTAAGTCAAAAgattttttcaatctttttatagATGATAATTTTCTCGATGAGATTGCAGCAAACAGCATCGCCTACGCACGCTCGAAAGGAGATGCAAATTTCACCACCACACGATATGAAATATCGGCATTTCTCGGGCTTAATATTTTAATCGGAATTCATAGTCTGCCGCAGGTTAGCATACTCTGGGAGTCTGATGAATTCGTTGCCTCGGAAGGCTTCAagatagcctgcgagcaagctctccgtTGGGATCTCGCGCGAGATTCTCGGGCGCAAGCGGTGAAGCGAGCCGCGAGAGGTTTGGGCGGCTCGCTTCACCGCTTGCGCCCGAGAATCTCGCGCgacttgctcgcaggctag